A window from Bordetella petrii encodes these proteins:
- the cyoA gene encoding ubiquinol oxidase subunit II — protein MSVPFFRKLKAALILPVLGALGGCSKAVLLSPSGDVAWQLRDIILVSTGLMLLIIVPVIAATLWFAWRYRESNAEATYTPDWDHSTILELLIWAAPLLIIIALSALTWVSTHQLDPYRPLSRIGADRPVPAGVKPLEVQVVALDWKWLFLYPEQGIATVNEMAAPVDRPIEFKITASSVMNSFYIPALAGQIYAMPGMQTRLHAVINHPGVYDGFSANYSGAGFSQMRFKFHGLSQADFDKWVQTGKASGKALDRAAYLQLEQPSVAAPVQRFGTVESSLYDAILNRCVQPGAQCMRDMAGAICRAPRQASLELPPPLAAPPAM, from the coding sequence ATGTCCGTGCCGTTTTTCAGAAAACTAAAAGCCGCACTGATCCTTCCCGTACTCGGCGCGCTGGGCGGCTGCAGCAAAGCGGTGCTGCTGTCGCCCTCTGGCGATGTCGCCTGGCAGTTGCGCGACATCATCCTCGTTTCCACCGGACTGATGCTGCTGATCATCGTGCCGGTCATCGCCGCCACGCTGTGGTTCGCCTGGCGCTACCGCGAAAGCAACGCCGAAGCCACCTACACCCCCGACTGGGACCACTCCACCATTCTCGAGCTGCTGATCTGGGCGGCGCCGCTGCTGATCATCATCGCGCTCAGCGCGCTGACCTGGGTCAGCACCCACCAGCTGGACCCCTACCGGCCGCTTTCCCGCATCGGCGCCGACCGGCCCGTGCCCGCCGGCGTCAAGCCGCTCGAAGTGCAGGTGGTGGCGCTGGACTGGAAATGGCTGTTCCTGTACCCCGAGCAGGGCATCGCCACCGTCAACGAAATGGCCGCGCCGGTCGACCGCCCCATCGAATTCAAGATCACCGCGTCCAGCGTGATGAACTCGTTCTACATTCCCGCGCTGGCCGGCCAGATCTACGCCATGCCGGGCATGCAGACCCGCCTGCATGCCGTCATCAACCACCCCGGCGTGTACGACGGCTTTTCGGCCAACTACAGCGGCGCGGGCTTTTCCCAGATGCGCTTCAAGTTCCACGGCCTGTCGCAAGCCGACTTCGACAAATGGGTGCAAACCGGCAAGGCGTCCGGCAAGGCGCTGGACCGCGCCGCCTACCTGCAGCTCGAACAGCCCAGCGTGGCCGCGCCGGTGCAGCGCTTCGGCACGGTGGAATCCAGCCTGTACGACGCCATCCTGAACCGCTGCGTGCAGCCCGGCGCCCAATGCATGCGCGACATGGCCGGCGCGATCTGCCGGGCGCCCCGGCAGGCGTCCCTGGAACTGCCGCCGCCCCTGGCCGCGCCGCCGGCCATGTAG
- a CDS encoding magnesium and cobalt transport protein CorA, protein MPQDQPVAPPESEVVASVAYVQGRRSHDVPLEDIKSYTCQDENLLWIGLRNPCTEVLRQVADDLGIRPKTRDEMLEPHRRPKIIDFGHCVLVVAITVEIDQGRPVFGETQILIGRGFLLTVRRGATTNYSALRERLESAPDLLRRGSDYVASELLDLLIDHYVAAAGELESVVESAEQKLLIRGAKDSDIRKLYRRRRDLLRIHTVIAPLAEICRRLATMDMSAVDANARPYFSVVADRVLRVDELINGLREALAFAFEASMMISQTQQNDITRRLAAWAAILAVPTAVAGIYGMNFEFMPELKTHWGYPLTLTGIATACGVLYWRFRKSGWL, encoded by the coding sequence ATGCCGCAAGACCAACCCGTTGCGCCGCCTGAAAGCGAAGTGGTGGCGTCGGTGGCGTATGTGCAGGGCCGGCGTTCGCACGACGTGCCCCTGGAAGACATCAAGTCGTACACCTGCCAGGATGAAAACCTGCTGTGGATCGGGCTGCGCAACCCCTGCACCGAAGTGCTGCGGCAAGTGGCCGACGACCTGGGCATCCGGCCCAAGACCCGCGACGAAATGCTCGAACCGCACCGCCGGCCCAAGATCATCGACTTCGGCCATTGTGTGCTGGTGGTGGCCATTACCGTTGAAATCGACCAGGGCCGGCCGGTCTTCGGCGAAACCCAGATCCTGATCGGCCGCGGGTTCCTGCTGACGGTGCGGCGCGGCGCCACCACCAACTACAGTGCGCTGCGCGAGCGCCTGGAATCCGCGCCCGACCTGCTGCGGCGCGGCAGCGACTACGTGGCCTCGGAATTGCTCGACCTGCTGATCGACCATTACGTGGCGGCCGCGGGCGAACTGGAAAGCGTGGTCGAATCAGCCGAGCAAAAGCTGTTGATCCGCGGCGCCAAGGATTCCGATATCCGCAAGCTGTATCGGCGCCGCCGCGACCTGCTGCGCATCCATACCGTGATCGCGCCGCTGGCCGAGATCTGCCGCCGGCTGGCCACCATGGACATGTCGGCGGTCGACGCCAATGCCCGCCCGTATTTTTCGGTGGTGGCCGACCGCGTGCTGCGCGTGGACGAACTGATCAACGGGCTGCGCGAGGCCCTGGCGTTCGCGTTCGAGGCCAGCATGATGATCTCGCAGACTCAGCAGAACGACATCACCCGCCGGCTGGCCGCCTGGGCCGCCATCCTGGCCGTGCCCACCGCGGTTGCCGGCATTTACGGCATGAACTTCGAATTCATGCCCGAACTGAAAACCCATTGGGGCTACCCGCTTACGCTGACCGGCATCGCGACGGCGTGCGGCGTGCTGTACTGGCGGTTCCGCAAATCCGGCTGGCTGTGA
- a CDS encoding MFS transporter, with product MSSTAMQYPQSAQESDHANVAPGEIAVGVVIGRASEYFDFFVFGIACVAVFPHVFFPFEPLLYGTLWSFAIFSFAFICRPFGTAIFMAVQRRWGRGTKLTLALFLLGTSTVGMAFLPSYEAIGPMAIALLSVFRCLQGIALGGSWDGLPSLLALNAPPGRRGWYAMLGQLGAPVGFMLASAIFLYLLSTLSTQDLLEWGWRYPFFVAFAINVVALFARLRLVLTEEYTRLLEERELSPIRVSQVIDEQAYNVFIGAFAALASYALFHLVSIFPLSWISLHGERSLVSILSVQIVGAAVSFVATIASGWIADHFGRRRTLGTLAALIGLFALSAPWLLAGGALGENTFILCGFVLLGLSYGQASGTVTSNFSMHFRYTGAALTTDMAWLFGAAFAPLVALGLSMKFGLIATSAYLISGAVCTLVALRINRLIEAN from the coding sequence ATGTCCAGTACCGCGATGCAGTATCCTCAATCCGCCCAAGAGTCGGACCACGCCAACGTTGCGCCGGGAGAAATCGCGGTAGGCGTGGTCATCGGCCGGGCATCCGAATACTTCGACTTCTTCGTCTTCGGCATTGCTTGTGTTGCCGTTTTCCCACACGTTTTCTTTCCGTTCGAGCCGCTGCTGTACGGCACGCTGTGGTCGTTCGCGATCTTTTCTTTCGCCTTCATCTGCCGGCCGTTCGGCACCGCCATTTTCATGGCGGTGCAGCGCCGCTGGGGCCGGGGCACCAAACTGACGCTGGCTCTGTTCCTGCTGGGCACTTCTACTGTGGGCATGGCGTTCCTGCCCAGCTACGAAGCGATCGGCCCCATGGCCATTGCGCTGCTGTCGGTGTTCCGCTGCCTGCAGGGCATTGCCCTGGGCGGCTCGTGGGATGGCCTGCCGTCGCTGCTGGCGCTGAACGCGCCGCCGGGCCGGCGCGGCTGGTACGCCATGCTGGGCCAGCTGGGCGCGCCGGTGGGCTTCATGCTGGCCAGCGCGATCTTCCTGTACCTGCTCAGCACGCTCAGCACCCAGGACCTGCTCGAATGGGGCTGGCGCTATCCGTTCTTCGTGGCATTCGCGATCAACGTAGTGGCGCTGTTCGCGCGGCTGCGGCTGGTGCTTACCGAGGAATACACCCGGCTGCTCGAAGAACGCGAACTCTCGCCCATCCGCGTTTCCCAGGTGATCGACGAGCAGGCCTATAACGTCTTCATCGGCGCTTTCGCGGCCCTGGCAAGCTATGCGCTGTTCCACCTGGTCAGCATTTTCCCGCTGTCGTGGATCAGCCTGCACGGCGAACGCTCGCTGGTCAGCATATTAAGCGTGCAGATCGTGGGCGCGGCCGTCAGCTTCGTGGCCACGATCGCTTCCGGCTGGATCGCCGACCATTTCGGGCGCCGCAGAACGCTGGGCACGCTGGCCGCGCTGATCGGCCTGTTCGCGCTGTCCGCGCCGTGGCTGCTGGCCGGCGGCGCGCTGGGCGAAAACACCTTCATTCTGTGCGGGTTCGTGCTGCTGGGCCTGTCGTACGGCCAGGCGTCGGGCACCGTGACGTCGAATTTTTCCATGCACTTCCGCTACACCGGGGCCGCGCTCACCACCGACATGGCCTGGCTGTTCGGCGCGGCGTTCGCGCCCCTGGTCGCGCTGGGGCTGTCCATGAAATTCGGCCTGATCGCCACCAGCGCCTACCTGATTTCGGGCGCCGTCTGCACGCTGGTTGCGCTGCGCATCAACCGGCTGATCGAAGCCAACTGA
- a CDS encoding ABC transporter permease, translating into MIGYVIRRLLYGVLILIGVNLFTFILFFAVNTPDDMARLAIGGQRVSQEAIERWKTEHGYDKPLFVNTQAQGTQRLTDTVFYQRSVPLLALEFGASDAGRDIGREIRMRMGPSLALAIPTFFLGLFASVVFSLLLVYFRATRLDFWGVVLCVVLLSISSLFYIIAGQWLFSKVLRLVPYSGFAGGLDAIKFLALPVLVAIVSRLGPEARFYRALFLEEVGKDYVRTARAKGLAERVVLLRHVLRNAMLPILTGTVSALPLLFMGSLIAESFFGIPGLGSYTIDAINAQDFSIVRAMVFLGSALYIVGLILADISYTLADPRVRFE; encoded by the coding sequence ATGATCGGCTACGTCATCCGCCGCCTGCTGTACGGGGTGCTGATCCTGATCGGCGTGAACCTGTTCACGTTCATCCTGTTCTTTGCCGTGAACACGCCCGACGACATGGCGCGCCTGGCCATCGGCGGGCAGCGCGTCAGCCAGGAAGCCATCGAACGCTGGAAAACCGAACACGGCTACGACAAGCCCCTGTTCGTGAACACCCAGGCGCAGGGCACGCAGCGGCTGACCGACACGGTGTTCTACCAGCGCTCGGTGCCGCTGCTGGCGCTGGAATTCGGCGCCTCGGACGCGGGGCGCGACATCGGCCGCGAGATCCGCATGCGCATGGGCCCCAGCCTGGCGCTGGCCATCCCCACCTTCTTCCTGGGCTTGTTCGCCAGCGTGGTGTTCTCGCTGCTGCTGGTGTACTTCCGGGCCACCCGGCTGGATTTCTGGGGCGTGGTGCTGTGCGTGGTATTGCTGTCGATATCCAGCCTGTTCTACATCATTGCCGGCCAGTGGCTGTTTTCGAAAGTGCTGCGGCTAGTGCCGTATTCGGGGTTTGCCGGCGGGCTGGACGCCATCAAGTTCCTGGCCCTGCCGGTGCTGGTGGCGATCGTGTCGCGCCTGGGCCCCGAGGCGCGCTTTTACCGGGCGCTGTTCCTGGAAGAAGTCGGCAAAGACTACGTGCGCACCGCGCGCGCCAAAGGCCTGGCCGAACGCGTGGTGCTGCTGCGCCACGTGCTGCGCAACGCCATGCTGCCCATCCTGACCGGCACGGTGTCGGCCTTGCCGCTGCTGTTCATGGGCAGCCTGATCGCCGAATCGTTCTTCGGCATTCCGGGGCTGGGCAGCTACACCATCGACGCCATCAACGCGCAGGATTTCTCCATCGTGCGGGCCATGGTGTTCCTGGGCTCGGCCCTGTATATCGTGGGCCTGATCCTGGCCGATATTTCATACACGCTGGCTGACCCCCGCGTGCGCTTCGAGTGA
- a CDS encoding ABC transporter permease, whose amino-acid sequence MPKFVFLWTDVALFLMVAGALGYLWRVRRSRTLRATWTQVGRDAPAMCSAVVLAAFVVVGLLDSVHYRPQLPPVPGTPAGAPPIYAPAVQSALDGLLAGTVLARPEKTYSAPLAARQFTKETELIDGHPVRDFPRLRSGGAHLDDPETQLAGDVLRRLAWGLAGGVAAALAGGALLCAALARARGGWRRAASDIARARTDAPWRAVWITYALLCVVVGAVAGLASGYHVFGTDRTGNDVLWQALKSVRTALVIGSLTSLAMLPPAIGFGIAAGYFKGKIDDAIQYLYTTLTSIPGVLLVAACALMMQVYIDSHPDLFDTSAARADLRLFLLCMILGLTGWSGLCRLLRAETLKLREQEYVQAARAFGVSHWRIMRRHLLPNVMHIVLITAVLEFSGLVLYEAVLSYLGIGVDPSMNSFGSMIDRARVEMSRDPMVWWNLLTAFVFMLALVLAANLFADAVREAFDPRARRYRPGRPGGNTAPAAAETGAPR is encoded by the coding sequence ATGCCCAAGTTCGTGTTCCTGTGGACGGATGTCGCGCTGTTCCTGATGGTGGCCGGCGCGCTGGGATACCTGTGGCGCGTGCGCCGCAGCCGCACGCTGCGCGCCACCTGGACGCAGGTGGGCCGCGATGCGCCGGCCATGTGCTCGGCGGTGGTGCTGGCCGCGTTCGTGGTGGTGGGGCTGCTGGACTCGGTCCATTACCGGCCGCAGCTGCCGCCCGTGCCCGGCACGCCGGCCGGCGCGCCGCCCATCTACGCCCCGGCGGTGCAGTCGGCGCTGGACGGGCTGCTGGCGGGCACCGTGCTGGCCCGCCCCGAAAAAACCTATTCCGCGCCGCTGGCCGCGCGCCAGTTCACCAAAGAAACCGAACTCATCGACGGCCATCCGGTGCGCGATTTTCCGCGCCTGCGCAGCGGCGGCGCGCACCTGGACGACCCCGAAACCCAGCTGGCGGGCGACGTGCTGCGGCGCCTGGCCTGGGGCCTGGCCGGCGGCGTGGCGGCCGCGCTGGCAGGCGGCGCGCTGCTGTGCGCCGCGCTGGCGCGCGCCCGCGGCGGATGGCGGCGAGCCGCGTCGGATATCGCGCGGGCGCGTACCGACGCGCCCTGGCGCGCCGTGTGGATCACCTACGCGCTGCTGTGCGTGGTGGTGGGGGCGGTGGCCGGCCTGGCCAGCGGCTACCATGTGTTCGGCACCGACCGCACCGGCAACGACGTGCTCTGGCAGGCCCTGAAAAGCGTGCGCACGGCCCTGGTCATCGGCAGCCTGACTTCGCTGGCCATGCTGCCACCGGCCATCGGCTTCGGCATCGCGGCCGGCTATTTCAAGGGCAAGATCGACGATGCCATCCAGTACCTGTACACCACGCTGACCTCCATTCCGGGCGTGCTGCTGGTGGCGGCTTGCGCGCTGATGATGCAGGTGTACATCGACAGCCACCCCGACCTGTTCGACACTTCCGCGGCGCGCGCCGACTTGCGGCTGTTCCTGCTGTGCATGATTCTGGGCCTGACCGGCTGGTCGGGCCTGTGCCGGCTGCTGCGCGCCGAAACGCTCAAGCTGCGCGAGCAAGAGTACGTGCAGGCCGCGCGCGCCTTCGGCGTGTCGCACTGGCGCATCATGCGCCGCCACTTGCTGCCCAACGTGATGCATATCGTGCTGATCACCGCCGTGCTGGAATTTTCCGGGCTGGTGCTCTACGAGGCCGTGCTGTCCTACCTGGGCATCGGGGTCGATCCCAGCATGAATTCGTTCGGCTCCATGATCGACCGCGCGCGCGTCGAGATGTCGCGCGATCCGATGGTGTGGTGGAACCTGCTGACCGCGTTCGTGTTCATGCTGGCGCTGGTGCTGGCGGCCAATCTGTTCGCCGACGCGGTGCGCGAGGCCTTCGACCCGCGCGCGCGCCGCTACCGGCCCGGCCGGCCGGGCGGCAACACGGCGCCTGCCGCCGCCGAAACCGGAGCGCCGCGATGA
- a CDS encoding ABC transporter ATP-binding protein: MSHSSHALLAVDGLDVDIAGDAGLTHAVKRLQLAIERGETFALVGESGCGKSITALALLRLLPDAGRIVKGQIALDGQDLNQLPESAMRGVRGGRIGIIFQEPSTSLNPVMRVGDQILETLVAHTPLRGAAARARAVEWLRRVGIPEPERRIDDYPFQFSGGQKQRVMIAIALAAEPALLIADEPTTALDVTVQAQVLDLLADIQREMGMAILLITHDLAVVRNVARHVALMRGGEIVESAPAQVFFEAPRHPYARQLFDAIPTYQKRGRPLAGGASGAPTVAPAPAGDIVLDVQDLLVHYPVRKGLLRRIDSWVRAVNGVTFSLRAGETLALLGESGCGKTTTGKALLRLVEGARVRGRALLRGRDLLRAGRRELRSLRQDIQIVFQDPYASLNPRMRVGDILDEGIASLRPELDEAARGERTRYLLQRVGLPADTASRYPHEFSGGQRQRIAIARALAVEPKVLICDEPTSALDVSVQAQILDLLRELQAELGIAYLFITHNFGVVEYLADRIAIMHEGRIVEEGSADAVLHAPRHEMTRRLLAAVPRLAFGPAR; this comes from the coding sequence ATGAGCCATTCCAGTCATGCCCTGCTGGCGGTAGACGGCCTGGACGTGGACATCGCGGGCGACGCCGGCCTGACGCATGCGGTCAAGCGCCTGCAGCTGGCCATCGAGCGCGGCGAAACCTTTGCGCTGGTGGGCGAATCGGGCTGCGGCAAAAGCATCACGGCCCTGGCGCTGCTGCGCCTGCTGCCCGATGCCGGCCGCATCGTAAAAGGGCAGATCGCGCTGGACGGCCAGGACCTGAACCAGCTGCCCGAAAGCGCCATGCGCGGCGTGCGCGGCGGGCGCATCGGCATCATCTTCCAGGAACCTTCCACCAGCCTCAACCCGGTGATGAGGGTGGGCGACCAGATCCTGGAAACCCTGGTGGCGCATACGCCGCTGCGCGGCGCCGCCGCCCGCGCCCGCGCCGTCGAATGGCTGCGCCGCGTGGGCATTCCCGAGCCCGAGCGCCGCATCGACGACTACCCGTTCCAGTTTTCGGGCGGGCAGAAGCAGCGGGTGATGATCGCCATCGCATTGGCGGCCGAGCCCGCGCTGCTGATCGCCGACGAGCCCACCACCGCGCTGGATGTCACGGTGCAGGCGCAGGTGCTGGACCTGCTGGCCGATATCCAGCGCGAAATGGGCATGGCCATCCTGCTGATCACCCATGACCTGGCGGTGGTGCGCAATGTGGCCAGGCACGTGGCCCTGATGCGCGGCGGCGAAATCGTCGAAAGCGCGCCTGCCCAGGTTTTTTTCGAGGCGCCGCGCCACCCTTACGCGCGCCAGTTGTTCGACGCGATTCCCACCTACCAGAAACGCGGCCGGCCCCTGGCCGGCGGCGCTTCCGGCGCGCCCACGGTTGCGCCGGCGCCGGCCGGCGATATCGTGCTGGACGTGCAAGACCTGCTGGTGCACTACCCGGTGCGCAAGGGGCTGCTGCGGCGCATCGATTCGTGGGTGCGCGCCGTCAATGGCGTCACCTTCTCATTGCGCGCCGGCGAAACCCTGGCCCTGCTGGGCGAATCGGGCTGCGGCAAGACCACCACCGGCAAGGCCCTGCTGCGGCTGGTGGAAGGCGCCAGGGTGCGGGGCCGCGCGCTGCTGCGCGGGCGCGACCTGCTGCGCGCCGGCCGCCGCGAATTGCGCAGCCTGCGACAGGACATCCAGATCGTGTTCCAGGACCCGTATGCGTCGCTGAATCCGCGCATGCGCGTGGGCGACATCCTGGACGAGGGCATTGCCTCGCTGCGGCCCGAGCTTGACGAAGCCGCCCGCGGCGAGCGCACCCGCTACCTGCTGCAGCGCGTGGGGCTGCCGGCCGATACCGCCAGCCGCTATCCGCACGAATTTTCCGGCGGCCAGCGCCAGCGCATCGCGATCGCGCGGGCCCTGGCGGTAGAGCCGAAAGTGCTGATCTGCGACGAGCCCACGTCGGCGCTGGACGTATCGGTGCAGGCGCAGATACTGGATCTGCTGCGCGAATTGCAGGCCGAGCTGGGTATCGCCTATTTGTTCATCACGCACAATTTCGGCGTGGTGGAATACCTGGCCGATCGCATCGCCATCATGCACGAAGGGCGCATCGTCGAAGAAGGCAGCGCCGATGCGGTACTGCATGCGCCGCGGCACGAGATGACCCGCCGCCTGCTGGCGGCGGTCCCTCGGTTGGCGTTCGGGCCGGCGCGCTAA
- a CDS encoding thermonuclease family protein — MRRQFSFGRLGRRLGGVLGVALAAALVHWFQGSRNEPPAQAPASAPARQPSQPAATADSPRAGQAVPPGRYTLTGTVTKVADGDTVTLRVGGRQHRVRLDSIDAPEAGHSAQEPGQPYADASRRHLEQLVGGKTLTAQCYEQDQFERDVCALMLPDGNSANRAQVAAGYAWAYTARRGDYLNDAAMRGLQQQARQARSGLWGQGGATEPWKWRYECWRNQRC; from the coding sequence TTGCGCAGGCAGTTTTCCTTCGGCCGTCTGGGCCGCCGGCTGGGCGGCGTGCTGGGCGTGGCGCTGGCCGCCGCGCTGGTGCACTGGTTCCAGGGCAGCCGCAACGAGCCGCCGGCCCAGGCCCCGGCTTCGGCCCCGGCCCGGCAGCCATCCCAGCCGGCGGCCACGGCCGATTCCCCCCGCGCCGGCCAGGCCGTGCCGCCGGGCCGCTATACCCTGACGGGCACGGTTACCAAAGTGGCCGATGGCGACACGGTCACCCTGCGGGTGGGCGGCAGGCAGCACCGCGTCCGCCTGGACAGCATCGATGCGCCGGAAGCGGGGCACAGCGCGCAGGAGCCCGGCCAGCCCTATGCCGACGCATCGCGGCGGCACCTGGAACAACTGGTCGGCGGCAAGACACTGACCGCGCAATGCTATGAGCAAGATCAATTCGAACGCGATGTGTGCGCGCTGATGCTGCCCGACGGCAATTCGGCCAACCGGGCCCAGGTGGCCGCGGGCTATGCCTGGGCCTATACCGCGCGGCGCGGCGACTACCTGAACGACGCGGCCATGCGCGGCCTGCAGCAGCAGGCCCGCCAGGCCCGCAGCGGCCTGTGGGGGCAGGGCGGCGCCACCGAGCCCTGGAAATGGCGTTACGAGTGCTGGCGGAACCAGCGCTGCTAG
- a CDS encoding ABC transporter substrate-binding protein, producing the protein MGAWLRISMAALVSALALAGCSRDPINSPYETGALAENTLYTAFVKRSPKYLDPARSYSTDETPYTYNIYEPLYGYQYLKRPYELIPRAAAAIAPPRYYDAQGNALPPDAPGQQVAESVYDIPIRPGILFQPHPAFAREADGRYSYFPLQPGELDDKFYVPDFPKTGTRELTADDYVYAFRRLASPRVASPIYSVMADYVLGMQDYGKRLRARDAELRRGLPPGQRDLPWLDLREGDGFDGVQALDPHTLRIRIKGKYPQFKYWLAMTFTAPIPWEADRFYSQPGMAEHDLSLNTWPVGTGPYLLAESVQNRRHVLARNPNFRGEPYPCEGEPADRAAGLLEDCGKPTPFVDRVVFSVEKEAVPLTGKFMQGYYDMPQVERGEYGVAMLVAASDSPDKARRYRDHGIQLPTAIETSSWYMGFNWLDPVVGRGDTPEQQEKNRKLRQAISIAFNWEEYVAVFENSQAMVAYGPVPPGVLGYREPPEGINPVVYDLVDGKPRRKPLDAARQLLAEAGYPDGRNAETGAPLVLYYDAMTGGGSNPQFDWMRRQLAKIGIQMDVRSTDYSRFQDKMQRGTAQIFFWGWVADYPDAENFLFLLYGPNGKARHGGENAANYANPEYDRLFEQMKYLDDGPEKEAVIARMVAIVQRDAPWMFGFFPMSGGAYQQWVGNAKPTQMVRNTLQYVKIDPALRVRKVHEWNTPRWWPLALLAIVLALAIWPSYVTLKRRERQTAFGASARPAPSKEHQP; encoded by the coding sequence ATGGGTGCATGGCTGCGGATCTCGATGGCGGCGCTGGTGTCGGCGCTGGCGCTGGCCGGTTGCAGCCGCGACCCCATCAATAGTCCCTACGAAACCGGGGCCCTGGCCGAAAACACGCTTTACACGGCTTTCGTCAAGCGTTCGCCCAAGTACCTGGACCCGGCCCGCTCGTATTCCACCGACGAAACCCCGTACACCTACAACATCTACGAACCGCTGTACGGGTACCAGTACCTGAAGCGGCCGTACGAACTGATTCCGCGCGCCGCCGCGGCCATCGCGCCGCCGCGCTATTACGACGCGCAGGGCAATGCGCTGCCGCCCGATGCGCCCGGCCAGCAGGTGGCCGAAAGCGTTTACGACATTCCCATCCGGCCCGGCATTCTGTTCCAGCCGCATCCGGCCTTCGCGCGCGAGGCCGATGGCCGCTACAGCTATTTTCCGCTGCAGCCCGGCGAGCTCGACGACAAGTTCTATGTGCCCGATTTTCCCAAGACCGGCACGCGCGAGCTCACCGCCGACGACTACGTCTACGCCTTTCGCCGCCTGGCCAGCCCGCGCGTGGCTTCGCCCATTTATTCGGTCATGGCCGACTACGTGCTGGGCATGCAAGACTACGGCAAGCGCCTGCGGGCGCGCGACGCCGAACTGCGGCGCGGCCTGCCGCCCGGCCAGCGCGACCTGCCCTGGCTCGACCTGCGCGAAGGCGACGGCTTCGACGGCGTGCAGGCGCTCGACCCGCACACCCTGCGCATCCGCATCAAGGGCAAGTATCCGCAGTTCAAGTATTGGCTGGCCATGACCTTCACCGCGCCCATTCCCTGGGAAGCGGACCGCTTCTACAGCCAGCCGGGCATGGCCGAGCACGATTTGTCGCTGAATACCTGGCCGGTGGGCACCGGCCCCTATCTGCTGGCCGAATCGGTGCAGAACCGCCGGCACGTGCTGGCCCGCAACCCGAACTTCCGCGGCGAGCCCTATCCCTGCGAAGGCGAGCCGGCCGACCGCGCCGCCGGCCTGCTTGAAGATTGCGGCAAGCCCACGCCGTTCGTCGACCGCGTGGTGTTCAGCGTCGAGAAAGAAGCCGTGCCCCTGACCGGCAAGTTCATGCAGGGCTACTACGACATGCCCCAGGTCGAGCGCGGCGAGTACGGCGTGGCCATGCTGGTGGCGGCCAGCGATTCGCCCGACAAGGCCCGGCGCTATCGCGACCACGGCATCCAGCTGCCCACCGCCATCGAAACCTCGAGCTGGTACATGGGTTTCAACTGGCTCGATCCGGTGGTCGGGCGCGGCGACACGCCCGAGCAGCAAGAAAAAAACCGCAAGCTGCGCCAGGCCATCAGCATTGCTTTCAACTGGGAAGAATACGTGGCCGTATTCGAGAACAGCCAGGCCATGGTGGCGTACGGCCCGGTGCCGCCTGGCGTGCTGGGCTACCGCGAACCGCCCGAGGGCATCAACCCGGTGGTGTACGACCTGGTCGACGGCAAGCCCCGCCGCAAGCCGCTGGACGCGGCGCGCCAGTTGCTGGCCGAAGCCGGTTACCCCGACGGGCGCAACGCCGAAACCGGCGCGCCCCTGGTGCTGTACTACGACGCCATGACCGGCGGCGGCTCGAACCCGCAGTTCGACTGGATGCGCCGCCAGCTGGCCAAGATCGGCATCCAGATGGACGTGCGCTCCACCGACTACAGCCGCTTCCAGGACAAGATGCAGCGCGGCACCGCGCAGATTTTCTTCTGGGGCTGGGTGGCCGACTACCCCGATGCCGAGAACTTCCTGTTCTTGCTGTACGGGCCCAACGGCAAGGCCAGGCATGGCGGCGAAAACGCCGCCAACTATGCCAACCCCGAATACGACCGGCTGTTCGAGCAAATGAAATACCTGGACGACGGCCCCGAGAAAGAGGCGGTCATCGCCCGCATGGTGGCCATCGTGCAGCGCGACGCGCCCTGGATGTTCGGCTTCTTTCCCATGTCGGGCGGGGCCTACCAGCAGTGGGTGGGCAATGCCAAGCCCACGCAGATGGTGCGCAACACCCTGCAGTACGTGAAAATCGACCCCGCGCTGCGGGTGCGCAAGGTGCACGAATGGAACACGCCGCGCTGGTGGCCGCTGGCGCTGCTGGCCATCGTGCTGGCGCTGGCGATCTGGCCGTCGTATGTGACGCTGAAGCGGCGTGAACGGCAAACCGCCTTCGGCGCCAGCGCCCGGCCCGCCCCTTCCAAGGAGCACCAGCCATGA